In Flavobacterium sp. CS20, a single window of DNA contains:
- a CDS encoding RHS repeat-associated core domain-containing protein yields the protein MLLPGRHGAVDSYRYGFQGQEKDDEIKGEGNSLNYKYRMHDPRLGRFFAIDPLAKQYPFYSPYQFSGNKVISHRELEGGEELVSILPPDNKSFFSAVNGKGLQMSIITKGLENIGEKATAFSYTFAYKELAKGKLMGTNGKVYTVNELVVRDYNMVDGTVVENITMAKNNRGNQYFNTTQINQIEAFRNKTLKHAGKILENAGNAWGVIQLVKDAANNDGQIDATSLMGTGITTYIATTGGFAPALATGAVLDIIKGEADRAIDEVKQDRRSFIINFSANNSLLDIEGEVGNGLIKDNFEVINMPTSILGEFLTGQIKTKEDLYNAIWSDENALLQRDSAILIEYTDDNKKVYVHRVYLNTENQSEVNTSKDN from the coding sequence ATGCTCCTACCAGGAAGACATGGAGCAGTAGATTCCTACCGTTACGGCTTCCAAGGACAGGAAAAAGATGATGAGATTAAGGGGGAAGGGAATTCTTTAAACTATAAGTACAGGATGCATGATCCGAGGTTAGGAAGATTTTTTGCTATCGATCCTCTTGCCAAACAATATCCATTTTATTCACCGTACCAGTTTAGCGGTAATAAAGTTATTTCTCATAGAGAGCTTGAAGGCGGAGAAGAATTGGTATCAATATTACCACCAGATAATAAATCTTTTTTCTCAGCAGTAAATGGTAAGGGATTACAAATGTCGATTATTACAAAAGGCTTAGAAAATATAGGTGAAAAGGCAACAGCATTTTCATACACATTTGCTTATAAAGAATTAGCGAAGGGTAAATTAATGGGGACAAATGGTAAAGTCTACACTGTTAATGAATTAGTGGTTAGAGATTATAATATGGTCGATGGAACAGTTGTTGAAAATATTACGATGGCTAAGAATAACAGAGGTAACCAATATTTCAATACCACTCAAATAAATCAAATTGAAGCTTTCAGAAATAAAACCCTTAAACATGCAGGTAAAATTTTAGAAAATGCCGGTAATGCTTGGGGTGTAATACAATTAGTAAAAGATGCTGCAAATAATGATGGTCAAATTGATGCAACATCTCTTATGGGAACTGGTATTACAACTTACATAGCAACTACTGGAGGATTTGCACCAGCACTTGCAACAGGTGCTGTGTTAGATATAATTAAAGGGGAAGCGGATAGAGCAATAGATGAAGTAAAACAAGATAGAAGGAGCTTTATTATTAATTTTTCTGCAAATAATTCACTGCTTGACATTGAAGGTGAAGTTGGTAATGGTTTAATTAAAGATAATTTTGAAGTAATAAATATGCCAACTTCTATTTTAGGTGAATTTCTAACAGGGCAAATTAAGACAAAAGAAGATTTATATAATGCTATATGGAGTGATGAAAATGCTTTGTTACAGAGAGATAGTGCGATTTTAATTGAGTATACCGATGATAATAAAAAAGTATATGTTCATAGGGTTTATTTAAATACTGAAAATCAATCAGAGGTTAATACAAGTAAAGATAATTAA
- a CDS encoding RHS repeat domain-containing protein produces MPDVLSYNEYYPYGMLLPGRHGAVDSYRYGFQGQEKDDEIKGEGNSLNYKYRMHDPRLGRFFAIDPLAKQYPFYSPYQFSGNKVIQFKELEGAEELIASVDKGETFPSISNLSGEKLVIDMFLFYSSKMGSKIASDISYKIAFKKLGKGFLMGSNGKIYQNNSLKLSEELIDGKFVSFLRGKDRANQWFTTSNVNQVNIFRNKKWVNLSEKLLKLSSDVDKLTDVAFFVNGSIEQNEIDAFGLLDISISMGFGPLATVATDAIKSQIDKNMNELITQPLLNDLDAKIKDGLSPTEEWVDIVRGQWQTFEGYEIIRLTSTALGTYFSGQVSDLNDLQKISGDIYGNGDEEMNNALLIQRTDNNEAIIMHIFIDDSSSSENNSSNNN; encoded by the coding sequence GTGCCAGACGTTCTTTCATATAATGAGTATTATCCTTATGGCATGCTCCTACCAGGAAGACATGGAGCAGTAGATTCCTACCGTTACGGCTTCCAAGGACAGGAAAAAGATGATGAGATTAAGGGGGAAGGGAATTCTTTAAACTATAAGTACAGGATGCATGATCCGAGGTTAGGAAGATTTTTTGCTATCGATCCTCTTGCCAAACAATATCCATTTTATTCACCGTACCAGTTTAGCGGTAATAAAGTAATACAATTTAAAGAACTTGAAGGTGCTGAAGAGTTAATTGCTTCAGTTGACAAAGGTGAAACCTTTCCTTCTATTAGCAACTTATCGGGCGAAAAGTTAGTAATCGATATGTTTCTTTTTTATAGTTCAAAAATGGGCTCAAAAATTGCTAGTGATATATCTTATAAAATAGCATTTAAAAAATTAGGAAAAGGTTTTTTAATGGGTTCAAATGGAAAAATATACCAAAACAACTCTTTAAAATTATCAGAGGAATTAATTGACGGAAAGTTTGTTTCTTTTCTTAGAGGAAAAGATAGAGCTAATCAATGGTTTACCACTTCAAATGTAAATCAAGTTAATATTTTTAGAAATAAGAAATGGGTGAATTTATCCGAAAAATTATTAAAATTGTCTAGTGATGTTGATAAATTGACTGATGTAGCATTTTTTGTAAACGGCTCAATTGAGCAAAATGAAATTGATGCTTTCGGTTTGCTTGATATCTCAATCTCTATGGGTTTTGGACCACTTGCTACAGTTGCAACTGATGCTATTAAATCTCAAATTGATAAAAATATGAATGAGTTAATTACACAACCTCTTTTAAATGATTTAGATGCAAAAATTAAAGACGGATTAAGTCCTACGGAAGAATGGGTTGATATAGTTAGGGGTCAATGGCAAACTTTTGAAGGTTATGAGATTATAAGACTAACTTCAACAGCACTTGGCACTTACTTCTCTGGTCAAGTCTCAGATCTTAACGATTTACAAAAAATAAGCGGGGATATTTATGGTAATGGTGATGAAGAAATGAACAATGCTTTACTTATTCAGAGAACAGATAACAATGAAGCAATAATTATGCATATTTTCATAGATGATTCTTCATCTAGCGAAAATAACTCATCTAATAATAATTAA
- a CDS encoding RHS repeat-associated core domain-containing protein, translating to MPDVLSYNEYYPYGMLLPGRHGAVDSYRYGFQGQEKDDEIKGDGNSINYKYRMHDSRLGRFFAIDPLASDYSWNSSYAFSENRVIDGVELEGLEWILKIYSPSLSSRFASAYTANDLYQMRVITQYARTTSF from the coding sequence GTGCCAGACGTTCTTTCATATAATGAGTATTATCCTTATGGCATGCTCCTACCGGGTAGGCATGGTGCAGTAGATTCCTACAGATACGGCTTCCAAGGACAGGAAAAGGATGACGAGATTAAGGGGGATGGGAATTCTATAAACTATAAATATAGGATGCATGATTCGAGGTTAGGAAGATTTTTTGCTATCGATCCTTTGGCTAGTGATTATTCTTGGAATTCTTCTTATGCTTTTTCTGAGAATAGAGTAATTGATGGTGTTGAATTAGAAGGATTAGAATGGATATTAAAGATTTACAGCCCATCCTTATCCTCTAGATTTGCAAGTGCATATACTGCAAATGATTTATATCAAATGAGAGTTATTACTCAATACGCAAGAACCACATCATTTTAA
- a CDS encoding RHS repeat-associated core domain-containing protein has translation MPDVLSYNEYYPYGSIMPGRSFNSNSYRYGFIGAENDNEISGTRNSQNHTFRSYDPRLGRYKSLDPLARDYPWNSPFAYAENRVIDGLDLEGLEYISFHHYANGAVAKTEFYKMTDDDIERLGGTTAGIHNSVPYGPGGKGIKHIYYDDAGNRTDTYWEQRQTGGKSDFIYHGLYSGEGSVTDDGFKGSKNYNFNQRPIDWADAIAKRHDKDYAQ, from the coding sequence GTGCCAGACGTTCTTTCTTATAATGAGTATTATCCTTATGGTTCGATAATGCCCGGAAGGTCATTTAACTCTAACTCATACCGTTACGGATTTATCGGAGCTGAAAATGATAATGAGATTTCAGGCACGAGAAACAGTCAAAATCATACCTTTAGAAGCTATGATCCAAGGCTTGGTAGGTATAAGAGCTTAGACCCCTTAGCTCGTGATTATCCTTGGAACTCGCCTTTTGCTTATGCAGAAAATAGAGTTATTGATGGTCTTGATCTTGAAGGGTTAGAATACATTTCCTTTCACCATTACGCTAATGGAGCAGTTGCGAAAACGGAATTTTACAAAATGACGGACGATGACATAGAAAGATTAGGTGGAACAACGGCTGGCATACACAATTCTGTGCCTTATGGCCCAGGGGGAAAAGGTATAAAACATATCTATTATGATGATGCTGGAAATAGAACAGATACCTATTGGGAGCAACGACAAACAGGGGGGAAGTCTGATTTTATTTATCACGGCTTATACTCTGGTGAAGGTAGCGTGACCGATGATGGTTTTAAAGGCAGTAAGAATTACAATTTTAATCAGCGACCAATTGATTGGGCTGATGCTATAGCTAAACGTCATGATAAGGACTACGCGCAGTAA
- a CDS encoding acyl-CoA carboxylase subunit beta, which translates to MDMKFNKNEDYNKLLVSDLNSKLKKIYLGGGEKKIEKHHGKGKLTARERIDYLVDNPKDTIEIGAFAGDGMYQEYGGCPGGGVVVKIAKVSGKKVIVVANDATVKAGAWFPITGKKNLRAQEISIENRLPIIYLVDSAGVFLPMQDEIFPDKEHFGRIFRNNAIMSSMGITQILAVMGSCVAGGAYLPIMSDEALIVKETGSIFLAGSYLVKAAIGESIDNESLGGATTHCEVSGVTDYKAENDKDALDKIKNIVDKIGEFDKAGFNRKASKKPKENPDDIFGLLPAKRSDQYDMKPIIERLVDNSEFEEYKAGYGQTIITGYARIDGWAVGIVANQRKIVKTTKAKTKPSEMQFGGVIYSDSADKATRFIANCNQKKIPLVFLQDVTGFMVGSKSEHGGIIKDGAKMVNAVSNSVVPKFTVIIGNSYGAGNYAMCGKAYDPRLIVAWPSAELAVMGGNSAAKVLLQIETSRLKAKGEKITEAKEKELYDKIKNNYDRQTSPYYAAARLWTDAVINPLDTRKWISNGIEIANHAPITKNFNLGVIQT; encoded by the coding sequence ATGGATATGAAATTCAATAAAAACGAAGACTACAATAAACTTCTCGTTTCTGATTTAAACTCTAAATTGAAAAAAATCTACCTTGGTGGTGGAGAAAAAAAGATAGAAAAACACCACGGCAAAGGCAAATTAACTGCACGAGAACGCATTGATTATTTAGTTGATAATCCTAAAGATACGATTGAAATTGGAGCTTTTGCAGGAGATGGCATGTATCAAGAATACGGCGGTTGCCCTGGCGGTGGCGTGGTGGTTAAAATTGCAAAAGTCTCTGGTAAAAAAGTGATTGTTGTGGCTAATGATGCCACGGTTAAAGCTGGTGCTTGGTTTCCCATTACTGGAAAGAAAAACCTACGAGCACAAGAAATTTCTATAGAAAACCGATTGCCAATTATTTATCTTGTGGATAGTGCTGGTGTATTTTTACCTATGCAAGACGAAATTTTTCCTGATAAAGAACATTTTGGGCGAATATTTAGAAACAACGCCATTATGAGTAGTATGGGCATAACTCAAATTCTTGCAGTTATGGGCAGTTGTGTGGCTGGTGGTGCTTATTTGCCTATCATGAGTGACGAAGCTTTGATTGTGAAAGAAACAGGAAGTATCTTCTTAGCGGGAAGTTATTTGGTAAAAGCTGCTATTGGTGAGAGTATTGATAATGAAAGTCTTGGCGGTGCTACAACCCATTGTGAAGTCAGTGGTGTAACCGATTATAAGGCAGAAAACGACAAAGACGCTTTAGACAAAATCAAAAATATTGTCGATAAAATAGGCGAGTTTGATAAAGCTGGTTTTAATAGAAAAGCATCCAAAAAACCTAAAGAAAATCCAGATGATATATTTGGATTATTACCAGCCAAACGAAGTGATCAATATGATATGAAGCCGATTATTGAACGATTGGTTGATAATTCTGAATTTGAAGAATACAAAGCTGGCTACGGTCAAACCATCATTACGGGTTATGCCAGAATAGACGGTTGGGCGGTTGGTATTGTTGCCAATCAACGCAAAATAGTCAAAACCACCAAAGCCAAAACCAAACCCAGTGAAATGCAATTTGGTGGTGTGATTTACAGCGATTCAGCTGATAAAGCTACGCGGTTCATTGCCAATTGCAATCAAAAGAAAATTCCACTCGTATTTTTACAAGATGTTACAGGATTTATGGTCGGCAGTAAAAGTGAACACGGTGGCATCATCAAAGATGGAGCTAAAATGGTCAATGCAGTAAGTAACTCAGTTGTACCAAAATTTACGGTAATTATTGGTAACTCCTATGGTGCTGGCAATTATGCCATGTGTGGAAAAGCTTACGATCCGAGGCTAATTGTGGCTTGGCCAAGTGCAGAATTGGCGGTTATGGGCGGAAATTCCGCCGCTAAAGTGTTGTTGCAAATTGAGACTTCTAGACTCAAAGCCAAAGGCGAAAAAATCACAGAAGCCAAAGAAAAAGAACTATACGATAAAATCAAAAATAATTACGACAGACAAACCAGTCCTTATTATGCCGCCGCAAGACTTTGGACAGATGCAGTGATTAATCCATTAGATACCAGAAAGTGGATTTCAAATGGAATTGAAATTGCTAATCACGCTCCTATAACTAAGAATTTTAATTTGGGTGTAATACAAACCTAA
- a CDS encoding IS4 family transposase, with translation MNKSKNFSGQPIIKQVLNFILPNDVYRTAEKHNSDRYTKKFTTYEHLVTMIFTVISGCSSLREVSSIMLACEGKINHLGLKDFPKRSTLSDANRRRSSSVFADIYHLLYKRYHRFLSDSRTYEPAVKDLKIVDSSTITLFSDILKGVGRNSLNGKKKGGIKMHTMINAMEDVPCLIKFSNAATHDHTFLKDLELKKGSYVVFDKGYVDYKQYQKWTLENIYFVTRQKDNARYTSLEEFDIPDTVDDAVLKDEKIELKDNDGKPFYLRRIAFWYDKHQKVYEFITNNYELQADKIAEIYKNRWQIETMFKRLKQNFPLKYFLGDNQNAIEIQIWVSLIIQLIMLVIQRKAERKWAYSNMMSVIRYHLMTYIDLFKFLKNPEAKWEDITTKNIGQLSLFDP, from the coding sequence ATGAACAAAAGTAAAAATTTCAGCGGTCAACCCATTATCAAACAGGTTTTAAATTTTATTTTACCCAACGATGTTTATCGGACAGCCGAAAAGCATAACAGCGACAGATACACTAAAAAGTTCACTACTTATGAGCATTTAGTTACTATGATTTTCACTGTCATTAGTGGTTGTAGCTCGCTTCGTGAAGTATCGAGTATTATGCTTGCTTGTGAAGGAAAAATCAACCATTTGGGGCTAAAAGATTTCCCAAAGCGAAGCACATTATCTGACGCCAACAGGAGAAGAAGCTCATCAGTATTTGCTGATATTTACCATTTACTCTATAAACGTTACCACCGATTTTTGTCGGACAGCAGAACTTATGAACCAGCTGTAAAAGACCTTAAAATTGTTGATTCATCAACTATAACACTCTTTAGTGACATTCTTAAAGGTGTAGGTAGAAACTCACTCAACGGCAAAAAGAAAGGTGGTATCAAGATGCACACTATGATAAATGCTATGGAAGATGTGCCCTGTCTGATAAAGTTCTCAAATGCCGCAACCCATGACCATACCTTTTTAAAGGATCTTGAACTCAAGAAAGGTTCTTATGTCGTCTTTGATAAAGGTTATGTGGATTATAAACAATACCAAAAATGGACCTTAGAGAATATTTACTTTGTGACCAGACAAAAAGACAATGCCCGTTATACAAGCCTTGAAGAGTTTGATATTCCCGACACGGTAGATGATGCTGTCCTAAAGGACGAAAAAATAGAACTCAAAGACAATGACGGTAAGCCATTTTACCTTAGAAGAATAGCTTTTTGGTACGATAAACACCAAAAAGTTTATGAGTTCATTACCAACAATTATGAACTTCAGGCAGATAAAATTGCCGAGATCTACAAGAACAGGTGGCAAATCGAGACTATGTTCAAACGCCTTAAACAAAACTTCCCGCTAAAGTATTTTCTTGGAGATAATCAAAATGCCATCGAGATACAGATATGGGTCAGCTTAATCATACAACTAATAATGCTTGTCATTCAGAGAAAAGCAGAAAGAAAATGGGCATATTCTAATATGATGTCCGTGATACGATATCATTTAATGACCTATATTGATTTGTTCAAATTCCTTAAAAATCCAGAAGCAAAATGGGAAGATATTACAACAAAAAATATAGGTCAATTAAGCCTTTTTGACCCATAA
- a CDS encoding CHC2 zinc finger domain-containing protein, protein MEIQEIKNRLNITEVARHLGIEVNQRTKRALCPFHADKNPSMQFSEEKQICTCFSSNCNLGTVDVIGLTERAKNLNTHEALKYLSELAGETKPIIHEQKRQTLIEEFTILVTQKVTN, encoded by the coding sequence ATGGAGATACAAGAAATTAAAAACCGCCTAAACATTACAGAAGTAGCCAGGCATCTCGGCATAGAAGTCAACCAACGGACAAAACGTGCCTTGTGTCCGTTCCATGCAGATAAAAACCCATCCATGCAGTTCAGTGAAGAAAAGCAAATCTGTACTTGTTTTAGTAGTAATTGCAATCTTGGAACAGTTGATGTTATTGGATTAACAGAAAGAGCAAAGAACCTGAATACACACGAGGCATTAAAATACTTATCAGAATTAGCCGGAGAGACAAAGCCAATAATCCACGAACAAAAAAGGCAGACCCTAATAGAGGAATTTACGATTTTGGTCACGCAGAAAGTCACGAATTAA
- a CDS encoding IS5 family transposase, with product MKRYKRHRDYGFFDQDIRLSKLSQLGDPLVKLVQNIEFEMFREIIEVGLSKEAKGKGGRPPYDYILLFKILILQRYYNLSDDQIEYQINDRMSFMCFLNLTIADDIPDSKTIWNFRDKLIDLDLIEPCFNLFIKELEKLGLIVNQGKIVDASFIEVPRQRNSKEENEQIKKGETPESFENNPNKKRQKDIDAKWTKKGGGNYYGYKNHVKSDSKSKLIVKYEITSATVHDSQVIDNLLDEKDKEEDFYADSAYTGEEQEKTIAKYEMKNKVHEKGYRNKPLTEEQKASNTKKSKTRARVEHIFGFMEMSMNGMYINSIGIKRAKGIVGLMNLTYNFFRKIQLQTT from the coding sequence ATGAAGCGATATAAAAGACACAGAGATTACGGTTTTTTTGACCAAGATATTAGATTAAGTAAGTTATCTCAATTAGGAGATCCATTGGTTAAATTAGTCCAAAATATTGAATTTGAAATGTTTAGGGAAATAATTGAAGTAGGCTTATCAAAAGAAGCTAAAGGCAAAGGAGGTAGACCACCGTATGATTACATTTTGCTATTTAAAATTTTGATACTTCAACGCTATTATAATTTATCAGATGACCAGATAGAATACCAAATTAATGACCGTATGAGTTTTATGTGCTTCTTAAATCTTACTATTGCCGACGACATTCCCGATAGTAAAACGATATGGAATTTCAGAGATAAACTCATAGATTTAGACCTTATTGAACCTTGTTTTAACTTGTTTATAAAAGAATTAGAAAAGTTAGGCTTGATTGTAAATCAAGGTAAAATTGTTGACGCAAGCTTTATTGAAGTACCAAGACAGAGAAATTCCAAAGAAGAAAATGAACAAATTAAAAAAGGAGAAACACCCGAATCATTTGAAAATAATCCAAACAAAAAAAGACAGAAAGATATAGATGCAAAGTGGACAAAAAAGGGAGGTGGAAATTATTATGGTTATAAAAATCATGTAAAATCAGATTCTAAAAGCAAATTAATAGTAAAATATGAAATTACATCAGCGACGGTTCATGATTCTCAAGTTATTGACAATCTATTAGATGAGAAAGATAAAGAAGAAGATTTTTATGCTGACAGTGCATACACAGGAGAAGAACAAGAAAAAACCATTGCCAAATATGAGATGAAAAACAAAGTACATGAAAAAGGATATCGCAATAAGCCATTAACCGAAGAGCAAAAAGCTAGTAATACAAAAAAATCTAAAACCCGTGCAAGAGTTGAACACATATTTGGCTTCATGGAAATGAGTATGAATGGTATGTATATAAATAGTATTGGGATAAAACGAGCAAAAGGTATTGTAGGGCTTATGAATTTGACTTACAACTTCTTTAGAAAAATTCAATTACAAACCACCTAA
- a CDS encoding mechanosensitive ion channel family protein, which translates to MSEFLSQIIEKILEFGQPIVIIIITLALGLIFNRFYFSLFKRRSIYLKNDPTKYNFLGHLLTALIYIIGFSLAIISVPQLKALATSLLAGASILALGITFASQQALSNIVSGIFIVIFKPFRVNDRLIVRDTLSGIVEDITLRHTVIKNFENRRIIIPNSVISNEVLINSDLNDEKICRFFDMGISYDSDIDLAKKIISEEVRNHPDYFDVRSEEDINNGLPEVSVRVLSMGDSSVNIRAWVWAKNSAISFGMNCDLLESIKKRFDREGVEIPFPHRTIVQKKPLN; encoded by the coding sequence ATGAGTGAATTTTTAAGCCAAATAATAGAAAAAATACTCGAATTTGGACAACCTATTGTCATTATTATAATTACACTTGCCTTAGGATTGATTTTTAATCGATTTTATTTTAGCTTGTTTAAAAGAAGATCGATTTATTTAAAAAACGATCCAACCAAATACAATTTCCTAGGACATTTATTGACAGCTTTAATTTATATTATAGGTTTTAGTTTGGCGATTATTTCTGTTCCACAGCTCAAGGCTTTAGCAACTTCGCTTCTAGCAGGTGCAAGTATCTTAGCCTTAGGGATTACTTTTGCCTCTCAACAAGCTTTATCTAATATAGTTTCAGGTATTTTTATAGTTATATTTAAACCTTTTCGAGTCAATGATAGACTTATAGTAAGAGATACGTTGTCTGGTATTGTAGAAGATATTACACTTAGACATACAGTTATAAAAAACTTTGAAAACCGAAGAATTATTATTCCTAATTCAGTGATTAGTAACGAAGTATTAATTAATTCAGATTTAAATGATGAAAAAATTTGTCGCTTTTTTGATATGGGTATCAGTTATGATAGTGACATAGATTTAGCCAAAAAAATCATATCTGAAGAAGTCAGAAATCATCCCGATTATTTTGATGTCCGATCAGAAGAAGATATAAATAATGGATTGCCTGAAGTTTCAGTGAGAGTTTTGTCTATGGGCGATTCTTCTGTCAACATTAGAGCTTGGGTTTGGGCTAAAAACTCTGCTATTTCATTTGGTATGAACTGTGATTTGTTGGAAAGTATAAAAAAACGATTTGATAGAGAAGGCGTAGAAATTCCTTTTCCACATCGTACTATCGTGCAAAAAAAACCATTAAATTAA
- a CDS encoding helix-turn-helix domain-containing protein has protein sequence MTFGERLTQVRKRKKLSQADVGKKIGINGDAYGRYERNEVRPTIEMAVKIAQALEVSLDFLTGNSDIELDKATLDRVQEVTKLPEKEKDYIFVTLDALIRDFKNKQAYK, from the coding sequence ATGACCTTTGGAGAGCGTTTAACACAAGTACGAAAAAGAAAAAAATTATCCCAAGCGGATGTGGGCAAAAAGATTGGTATTAATGGAGATGCTTACGGAAGATATGAACGTAACGAAGTTAGGCCAACCATAGAAATGGCGGTTAAAATTGCTCAAGCTCTTGAAGTATCATTGGATTTCTTAACCGGTAATTCTGATATTGAACTGGACAAGGCTACTCTTGACAGAGTACAGGAAGTTACCAAGTTACCCGAAAAAGAAAAGGATTACATTTTTGTAACCCTTGATGCTCTTATCCGTGATTTTAAAAATAAACAGGCGTATAAGTAA